Proteins encoded within one genomic window of Lampris incognitus isolate fLamInc1 chromosome 19, fLamInc1.hap2, whole genome shotgun sequence:
- the mbtps2 gene encoding membrane-bound transcription factor site-2 protease — protein sequence MIPVPLVVCVMGGWCVIYLTDTLLKSSMTHRISYESWLASRGLMLSPFHLRWQTTMFNRLFAYCARINPHVLYLWFSSGLVFGVVAMVGSVVLLIRTLQQTLAQMTTDNPRIAGQQALQVVVPGVNLPTSQLGYFFIALLLSGVIHELGHAVAALREQVRVNGFGMFVFVVYPGAFVDLFTTHLNLISPTQQLRIFCAGVWHNFVLCVVALAFLFLLPLLLFPMYGTGAGAFVTEVVQGSSAEGPRGLSVGDIVTGLEDCTVKGVEDWASCLFHLSHTPQTGYCVPASSLQPSWAHGRAFKRLDGTMDCCSNNSLTDLCFSYTNPQDKNSREKEYACMPVRKMVTGTRACRSDEDCLTHSHAASVCVTPSLENQTRFIRVTHPPNTQMLFVGYPPHLQYAVSLTNFVPRFGFLHLDMPVFLETFCKYIVSLSGALAVVNSVPCFALDGQWMLNALLEATLVTVVTDRQRRELIGFFLLLGGSALLAANVALGLWMVTAR from the exons ATGATACCCGTTCctctggtggtgtgtgtgatgGGAGGCTGGTGCGTTATCtatctcaccgacacactcctcaAG TCGTCCATGACACACCGGATCAGCTACGAGTCATGGTTGGCGAGTCGGGGACTGATGCTGTCCCCTTTCCACTTGAGATGGCAGACCACCATGTTCAACCGACTGTTTGCGTACTGTGCTCGCATCAACCCCCATGTCCTCTACCTGTG gtTCAGCAGCGGTCTGGTGTTTGGTGTAGTAGCCATGGTGGGCTCAGTGGTGCTCCTGATCAGAACGCTGCAGCAGACGCTGGCTCAGATGACCACAGATAATCCACGGATAGCCGGTCAGCAGGCCTTGCAGGTGGTG GTCCCTGGTGTCAATCTGCCAACCAGTCAGCTTGGCTACTTCTTCATTGCCCTGCTGCTCAGTGGTGTAATACATGAGTTGGGCCATGCCGTGGCAGCTTTGAG GGAGCAGGTGCGAGTGAACGGCTTCGGGATGTTCGTGTTTGTAGTGTACCCCGGGGCGTTCGTTGATCTCTTCACCACCCACCTCAACCTCATATCACCCACTCAGCAGCTTCGCATCTTCTGTGCTG GAGTATGGCACAACTTCGTTCTGTGTGTGGTagctttggctttcctcttcctGTTGCCGCTCTTGCTGTTTCCCATGTACGGTACGGGTGCTGGGGCATTCGTGACTGAAGTGGTacag GGCTCGTCGGCTGAGGGCCCCAGGGGCCTGTCGGTGGGGGACATCGTGACAGGACTGGAGGACTGCACGGTTAAAGGAGTAGAGGACTGGGCCAGCTGCCTGTTTCACCTCTCTCACACCCCACAGACTGGATACTGTGTCCCTGCCTCCAGCCTGCAACCCAGCTGGGCCCATGGACGAG catttAAGCGTTTGGATGGAACCATGGACTGCTGCAGTAATAACAGTCTGACAGACCTCTGCTTCTCCTATACCAACCCACAGGACAAGAACAGCAGAGAGAAAGAA TATGCCTGCATGCCGGTGCGCAAGATGGTGACGGGCACCCGAGCGTGTCGCAGTGATGAGGACTGTCTCACACACTCCCACGCAGCCAGCGTGTGTGTCACCCCCTCTCTGGAGAACCAGACCCGTTTCATTCGTGTTACACATCCCCCAAACACACAAATGCTGTTTGTTGGATACCCTCCACACCTCCAGTATGCTG TGAGCCTAACCAACTTTGTGCCGCGGTTTGGTTTCCTCCACCTGGACATGCCTGTCTTCCTGGAGACCTTCTGCAA atACATTGTGTCTCTCTCCGGGGCATTAGCCGTGGTCAACTCTGTCCCCTGCTTTGCCCTCGACGGTCAGTGGATGCTCAACGCCCTGCTGGAGGCCACGCTGGTTACCGTGGTAACAGATCGGCAGCGGCGCGAGCTGATCGGCTTCTTCCTGCTACTGGGGGGAAGTGCCTTGCTGGCAGCCAACGTAGCACTTGGGCTGTGGATGGTCACCGCACGGTAG